The DNA window CGATTATAATAGATACTGCCCCATTTATTGATCCTTAAGATCCCAATTCGTTTAGTTTCTTGTTTTGGGGATTAATTTTCATAAACCCCCCCGCATGACCGAGTTTCAAGTGCTAATAAATAATTCCCAAGAGTTTTATTTGATTGGAACTTGAGGAACTCATGAGTCCTTCTTAAGGACTCTACTTTCCATAATTCATTATGAAGATGAAACAACAGGTAGAGGAGCAGATAGGCGACCTGGAAGACGACAAACATGTCAAGTGGCCGACATTCGTTATGCATGCAAATCTCCAAATCCCCCAAGTGCAGTCACTCGTCACTCGTCCTTTGTCCTTTGTCTCTgataaattataaacaagGAATTTCCATTTGGAAAGCCAAGTGGCCTGACAACTTCCGACTTGACTTCACTTGACTTCAGGCCCGACTCGCCTGACTGATGAGGAGTTCTTCGAATCGGGCACCTGACAccccagccatccagccatcctGTTATCCTGCACAGGGACGATGATTGTTTCAAGGATACTAAATGGGGGCCCATTAAGAGGGGTGGGTATTGGCCACAAACCCCATTCACATCATCAACTTTGACCTCAACGAGGGCTGGCCAATTAATTTGGGCAGCCAAAGGATATGCCAGGATGGGGAAAAGGGCAAAGTCATGGCAAACGTGAGATGGGTTTGCTGATTTGGCAACGATATCGGTTGATTGGCAAATTAGTTGTATGCCATATCCTGCAAGGATATCATAAATACATCCCATCTCAAAGGACGATAAGGCACACATAATCGTTGCTATTTACGATGAATTTTTAGATCAATTTTCgattggaaattaaaaaaaaaagggaagatGACTAGGAAAGGATATTATATCCTTtgctctctctcttttttcGGCATGTCCTGGATGGATGTCCTGTTGTGGAAAAACTACTTCTGCACTCCTGCATTTCTTTGTCGCCGTCGGTTATTGTTGCCAGTTTTCCCCAAACAATGCCCACCCCACCGCCCCCACAAACATGAAACACGGCGAGACCTTGTGGGTCTAGAGGATCTAGAGGGGGGAGGGGAGGGATGTAGTTTAGTTCGGATGGAGGCACAGATGCCAGAAGGACGAGCAAGGTGGGGGGGGGAGGTGGCGTGTACACGAATAAGGACAAGCAAGGCCAACGTCAAGCGATGTCCCTGCACCCTATATTAGTGCCTCCTTACGGGGCAGGATACCTCTTGTCATTGTGGtgcactttctttttttttttttttttttttccaaaaagctCTCCACTCGGAAGCCGGGACAGGAAATGGGTAACAGCTTATTGCATAACCCACCAAGCGGGCCAATGTCACCTGGCAGGGATTAGGCCAAGCCAACTACactgtaaataataaatactaagaatttgatgattaaaaaaatatataatattgtaGGATAAATGGTTATGTCCTTAAGAGatccttttctttttctctACCCACAAAGTActctttaatttctttcagtgtccTGGCATTCAATATTTGCTTCTGGCTGGCTTTTCTGGCTTCATTGCGGAATGCTTCGAAGAGCTAAGAGCTGATGCTTTCAACTCAATCAAATTGATAACAGTAGagctaccaaaaaaaaaaaggggaaggTGGTGGGGTGAGAGGGCAGAacgaaggacgaaggacaAACTTTTTCGCACCAAAAGATTTTCGCAAACTGCaaaaatttttccactttgCTGCCTTGCGAGTCATTCAAGTAAAATATGCCATATATTCATGTATGCAGCTTGTGTCCCATAAGGGTATTTGTAAAtttcaacacacacacatacaggaCCTTctcatacacacatacacacactgaCTAACAGACTTCCAggacacacatacacacactgaCAAGGAGATGCAACTTGATCCAATtcattaaatgaaaattatattttatgatttaaatttcattttgccAGGCCAAGGCAAGTTTCACCCAAAGAGAGGTCCTTTACACTaagaaaaaaagatatataggGGGGTGCTTCTCAAAGGATGTTTTTTGGAGGAAATTTAAGAAGCCACAGCACTTGACAACTCCCCTCCCTCACACCCTTTCCACATAATTTGGCGGAAATTTGAAAACCAAAAGCCGGAAAAaggcacaaaattaaaaattgttcaaGTTCCCAAGCTGTAACAGGCACTAGGGGTGGATGTGGTTTTTAGAGataatatatttctatatatccGACAATACTATATAGAAGTTCGCCAAATAGCTATTTGTGTAGTTGGCCTTTGGCCAGCGATGAGTGGGAACTACATCCGTTCCGGTGACAGAAACTCCTTGGTTTTTCATCTATCTTTGTCCTTGTTTATCCTTctcttctctctctctcttgcaCTCCtttattttactatttttttctaattgcTTCCTCTAGCTAGTTTTCTATATAgacttgcatttttttttgtgttttcagTGATTCTGTTTGGCTTTGGAATGCAAATTGCATTCTCGCCGTTCCCGCCCACTTAATCGCTTAACTTGGCGTCAACATTGCTCTCTTTTCCTCCTTTCATCCTCTTGAACTTCAACCACCCACCACAGTCCATCCACCCACTCATCCACTCATCCAGTCAGTATACTCCAAATTACATAAGCCCCCCCTTCTGACAAATGTCTCCTTCTGTCTCTTTATTTTCCGGGGAGACTCGCCTGAACCGACTTGGGGGCCGTACCGCCTTCATCTCAAGTACCGAGCGACcccaaaaaagtatgctacacaTTTTGACAGACTGACAGCTGAGGCCAGCGTTGGCCGTGGGCCGTGGGCCGTGGGCGGTGGAGGCGTGGCGGGCGGGCATAAAACGAGTCTAGAAGCTAAATACAAAAATCTGAGAGCTGAGCTGAGCACGTGACTAGCTTTTATGGCTTAAATGGCTTTTAGTTTTGgggttttcaaaatatttaaagatttaagttcaaaaatatatatttttaaacaatattttgacAATATTTAGGTCCTGTATATCTTGGTTAATCttgaaaatatacatataattgtGTTTAATAGTATTCTATTCAAGAATGTGGGATTTTTTAAGAactttttctaaaaaactttccttttttgaagaagaaaccaaaaaattattagaaaaCCTTACTTTTTTGAGcaaataatgaaatattttaatcaaatattGACTTTTTAagctattatatttttattaaaaaaagatcaaataaactttaatttaatccttaatattaaagaaacaaattttttatttaaaaatcacaaaGAAAAAGCTGTGACTTGTCAGAAAGTAACAATTTAGAACAAATATAGACTTTAaaagtttaacaaaaaaaattacaaaaaattttgtcctttaaaataatatcaaaaatattttatctattaaaacatataaaaaatatcttaactttttatcaaaaattaataatttttaaaaaccgtGACTCACGTATTTCTCAGTTCTGGCCATTTCTGACCACTTTGGACCACTTTTAAACGCGTGTCAAGAGCTTTGGGTCAAAATGAAGTCTTGGCCTGCAATTAACGCAACAAGATTTGaccctgccacgcccccacgCACCCAACTCCCAACTCCCAGCTGCCAGCACCCACTCCCACACCCCTGATCCCCGCATAAATTCACTTTCTTAGCCCTGGCTGTTGCCCTGATTGTATTTGgtgtaatttttaattagcTGCCCGCTTTGAAGCAAGCTAATTGCCTTcatttttctcattttatttttccatcatttttttaaaaaaaaaaggctcttTGCTAGACAGGATCAGGAAACAGGCTAGACAAAAACGTCCATTGTGGAAAGCCAATGGAAAGAGACTTTaattcaataataataaaaaaaaactcttataGACCCTGTCAGGTCAGTAATTGGCCAACAGAGGGAGCTCTGTCCAAGCGCCTATCTAAAGCTAAATGAAGGCGTGGAGGCGTGGCAgtcaataaatttaatatgcaTGTCAGTTGTATTTTGTGCAGATATTTCATTTCACTACTCTGACATATGAGTTTGATTAAattggaaaatgggaaaatatatatacatagccGGCAGGGCTAACGGAATTGGAAAAAATGCAATGAAAAGTTAAATACATAGCCACTGGGTGTTGGAGAGGACACCAAAGgcagtttttcatttttatgaaaaaaaaataaaagttaaagaaCTTGAAGAACACATGTCTTTAATGATCTCGGAGGTCTCTTACTAAGTCaagtcattaaaaaataaattctaaaacatctggaaattaaaaagaaattaaataaaaaatagaatagagTAACTCTTAAGAGTAGCGTCATCTTCAGAGCGTGGCGTCTTCTTGAAAGCGTGGCATcgtttcttcttctttctatAAACAAAACCTTTCTGGGCAACACGATGCCGATACATCTTTAAACAATACACTCATATTACACGGAGTTGTATACAGAAAAGTATACAAGTATTTGCAAGTGCAAGTACTGGAGTACTTCCCTTGTATATGTTTTGAAAGTGAATTTTGGCGAATTTAAAGCACTTTATAACTAGTTATAAATAGTTACCAAACTATAATCCCCTTAGCTTTAGATGAGACTtactattataattataattataaatttcaaGACAAAAATCTTagaaattttggtaaaaaaacaaacacaactATGAAGGCACATGGAAGcatcacacacacatacacttaACCGAAAAAACACACATATTATAACCTAAAAACGTGGTTTTCAATACTTGCaagtttccaaaaaaaaagaaagagaagataaaagccaaaaaaaacctTGAAAAGAATGGGAATGGAGAATGgaagaaaactgaaactgcaAACACGTGGAGTTTGAAAAAATCtcataattcaaaataaacgagaaatacaaaaaataaaaaaaaaaaaaccaaaactaatGCCGCCTCGAACCTCGACTACGAATCAAAACAAATACGAAGCGCGGTTATGATGCTACAGAGGGAAGCAAGAAAATCTTGCAACATGATGCAtgccgctttttttttttactttttttggcTCAATGTTTTCTATCCTTTAAGGCCATCTCGGCCAGTTCATCCCATTCTCGCAGAAAACACCatcaaaaaacacacacaacttACACCCAACAATCACTAACTAAatgttgttaatttttttttttttggaaaaacacaCGCGTGTGGGGAAGGTTTACCCTTCGAATACCACTCGgaaacacttgaaaaaaaaatatataaaaataaaaatcgtacctttttggaatttttgatttGTGGCTCACAAGCGAAATATTATCCGGTGTATTTTGGCGACGGAATCACAGACGTACTTGCTTTCTCCGGTCCGACGATGTTGCCTTTCTCCGTAGCACAACCGGATGTCAGAACGAGGATGGGAATAACGGTGCGGCAGCGAAACTTAAAGTGACCGAACTATGGAAAAGGTACCGGAAGGACACCATTGCCAAAATACTGCAAGCTTTTTTGCCCATACCTGCCAAtcgatgtttatttttttatatattgcCTCTCTAAAATATcaagaaatattaattttattatggaaTTTATAAAGAATTCTAGTTAGAGGGCTTATATCTTATTTTGAGAGCTTTTTATAGACTTTAGAAGACCTCAAGGGGCTGGGATTGGATTTAAAATTCAatggaaaaatacaaaaattgcGCGGGAAATTCAAAGTGTTCTAATCTATCtagtatatatttaaaataccatTAACAAAAaggttaatttttttgataacaaattaaaagaatttattaatttatcaaGTATTTGAAAGCAAActaaaaactttcaaaaaataatgacCTATAAAGCCatatttttgagaaaaacGGTACTTTTTTTGaatgtttttataaattttattaaaaaaaacattctaAAGTTTATGTTAAGCttagaaaaaatctaaaaacataaTCTTCATTCATGAAACTATGATTTTCTTGGATATTTTAAGCTTTAGAAGTAAAAAATACTAGCAAGATGGTTAAAAATAGTGAAAATATCTCGAATATTGTATAAAACTTGCttccaatttataaaaatatgatgtaaaataattattctCAAAGTAATTTACTAGAAAACCCAAAATTCTcattaataaaacaaagaaatgCTTAAAATTACATCAAAAAATACCGTTATCAAAAATACTTCCTGTTAGTATGAAAAATACTCTTAAGCCAGATGACAGAGCTGCCAACTTGCTCCAAGCATCAGCTGTTCACCTCGCCGACAATAACAAACCATTGTTAtgaagaaatattttatattttgattttaattcgAAAACTAAATGATCCGTAAGGTGGTGGTGGGCGTGTCAGGAGGCGTGGATAGCGCCGTAACCGCCCACCTGCTAAAGGAGCGTGGCTACAGTGTCCTGGGCGTCTTTATGCGAAACTGGGACGAGTTCGACGAGGCAGGACGATGCAGCGGCGAGGCGGACCTGAAGGATGCCGAGTGGGCGTGCCGGCGACTGGGCGTGGAGCTGCGACAAGTCAACTATGTGCGGGAATACTGGACGGCGGTGTTCAGCCAGTTCCTCGAGGACTACCAGCAGGGACTCACCCCGAATCCGGATATCTTGTGCAACCGGCACATCAAGTTTGACCTGTTCCACAGGCATTGCCTGGAGAGTCTCAACTATGATGCGGTGGCCACAGGGCACTATGCCCGCAACAGTTTGGGAAATTTCCTGGAAAAGGCCAGGGGTGGCGAGGAAGACGCCCGCCTCCTAATACCCGCCGACACGTTCAAGGATCAAACGTTCTTCCTGGCCGGCATTGCCCGGAAGTCGCTGCAGCGCACCATGTTCCCCCTGGGGGATCTGCAGAAGGCGCAGGTGAAGCAGCTGGCCGCCAAGATCGGCCTCCAGCGGCTGGCCAGCAAACGGGAGAGCACAGGGATCTGTTTCGTCGGCAAGAGGAACTTCAAGGACTTTATTCGAGAGGTAGCACTTCCAACTCCTGGCAGGGAAACAGCGTTTTAAAAGAGAATCTCTACTCCGCAGTACATCAGCTCCAAGAAGGGACACTTTGTGGACGTGGATAGTGGCGCTATTGTGGGCCAACACGAGGGTATTCATCAGTGGACTGTGGGCCAGCGATGTCGCCTGAGTTCCTTCCTTCAACCCTATTTTGTGGCCCGCAAGGAGGCCACCAGCAACACCATCTATGTGGCGGCAGGACACGATCATCCCTCGGTGCTCAGTACACGGATGCACCTAGATCCTCCCAACTGGCTGTGTGCCGAGTCCCAAAGAAGGTGCCTTTCTGAGGGCTTCCTGAGGTGTCGGTTTCGCTTCCAGCACACCAAGCCCCTGGTGGACTGTTCTCTGAGGATTTCCGACGAGAATCAGTTCCAAGTGGTGCTAGATGCCCCTCTGAGAGCCATCACACCGGGCCAGTATGCTGTCTTCTATGATGACACGGCCTGTCTGGGCTCCGCGCGAATCCTGCGAGCGGATCCTCTCCAAATAGTGGAAGGAAAGCTGAAAGAAGTGGGGAGTTCCTACAGCTGATGGTGGCTAGTAGGATGTGGGTGGCTGTTCTTGTAAATAAATGAAAGGATAACCTTTAATTATTCTGGCAGGTCCTTCTCCTTCCCCCCCCTTCATGGAAAACTCGCACTCCTTCATGCTGAACACTTTAAACATCTACGTTTTATTCTAGGAGCTGGTCAACACTCGTTTCTCGCAAAGATGTCTGGATATGTAggtctattaaaaaaaaaacggatcATCTCTTAGGCTAACTCTTGTGGTCCAGGCGATAAAACGGGATTACAGGACATATAAATAATATCGTCTTAGTTGTATACAggggagggggggggggggggtattaattataaaatattatcgTATTAGGTCTCTCTCAGGGGGTGGTGGTCTTAGGGGTCTatcttagaaaaaaaaacataaactaGGCGCTATAATGGATGTGGAAACTATGTGAGCAGTACGGTGAGGGCGTCCAGGAAGCGGGTGAGGTCACTCTGACGCAGCTGGACCACCGCCGGCTCGAAAAAGTCCTGCAGCAGGGAGACACCGCTCTTCTGGGCCGCCTGTTCGAAGGCCTTGCCGAAGAAGTTGCGCGGCGAATCCTCCCTTACGGGAGCGATCCCGACCAGCAGGCACATGCCGTTGACGGCGTCCAGGGGGCAGGTAGCGATCAGCGGCAGGTCCGGCGCCTGGCGGGCCCGACTCGTGGCCACGTGCCCGCGCAGCAGGAAACGCGCCAGCAGACAGAGGGCATACGGATAGGAGAAGAACGCGTGCTCCTCCTGCAGCACATAGTAGAAGAAGGAGCCCGCCGAGTGGACTTGGCGGGCCTCCAGGCTGCTCTGCACCTGCCGGAAGACGGCCGCATGGAGAAGCTTGGCCTGATCGATGCCCGCGGCCAGGAGCTGCTTGTGCTGGCGGCTGAGGGCGTCGGAGGCCTCCAGGAAACAATCCTCCGGAGTCTTGTGCTTCTTCACCGACTCCATGATGGCCAGCAGGGCGTAGACGTAGTCGGCGGCCGCATATCTGCTCCTGTAGCCGTAGCTCAGGGTAAAGGTTCCATAGACGATGTCCGGGATGTCGTACTTCTCCGCCAGACGCTCCACCATCGAGTAGAATTCCTTGCGCAGCACCAAGTCCATCGCACCGTAGGTCTGGCGGGCATGGACCAGCGGCAGGCCCATCTCCAGGAGCAGTTCGTGGAGACGCTTCTCGCCGCGCAGCGTCCACAGCTTCAGCTGGCAACTGGCATACCGGGAGTACCTGAAACACATAGTGGGAgtaagatatagccatccatTGGAGGTCAGGAGGGCCAAGCTCACCTCATAGACTCCGTGACTGGCCAGTGACGGTACAAGACCAGGTGCAGATCGTTTTCGAAACAGATCTTGGAGGCACTCATCGTGTTCTGGTCGTTGGTTTTGTTCGTCAGGCGGGAGACATGGGACTGGATCTGCTCCAGCTCGAGGGTGTAGGCGCCGCTCTCGATCTTGCCGAGGAGCAGCTGCTCGGTGATGCCCACGATGGCCCACCAGAGCAGGTCCATGTTGTCCTTGGACAGCTTCCAGGCCAGCTCGAAGATGAGCAGGGCCGTGGAGCGGCCATAGTAGCTGAACTGGGTGTACTCGAACATGATCCTATCGCGCTCCGATTCCCACTGCCGGCGGGCTCGCTGCTTCAGGACCCGCTGCTCGTGCTGCTCCAGGCGACTGAGCTTGTTCTTCCTGGGCGGCCGAGATTCTCCATCCTCCTGATCGGACTCTCCCGCACCACTGTCGTTCTGATCCTGTTCGTTGTCGTTCTCATCCTCGccgtcctcctcctcgccaTCCTGGTCGTCGTCCTCTCCATCCGAGTCGTAGAATATGGTCTCGAAGGCGGGTATGTTCTCCTCCAGACTGGCATCGCCCAGAATGCACACCTGCCGGTCGCTGTAGATGTTGCAGACGTCGAAGGGCCGATGCGAGTCGCATATAAAGAAGGTCACATCCTCGGCCGGCTGCAGGAGCTCCACAATGTCCACACAGCCGCCACAATTGACGAGGACGACGTACTTGACATCGCCCTGGTGCTCGCCATAGGCCCGCCTCAGGCCAGTGACGCCCATGATGGGCACCACCGTGTACAGCATGTGATCGTACTTGAAGAGTGCCTGCAGGATGCGGCTGGCGCAGATGGCATCGATGTCATAGTTGACGATGATGAGGATGCGCTTCCCCACCAGCTGGCGGTAGAAGTCATTACGCAGATCCTGTATAAACATGATGCCTAGAGGATGGGGCTACTTCTCCTCCTCCCACTTATTCTGTTGATCTGCTCCTCGAACTCCACCTGGTGATCTGATCCTCCAACTCCACCTGGTGATCTGCTCCTCCAAAGCTTTAAAACAAACGTTGACTGTTGGCTGGGAATCCTTCTTCGGCGGCAGGACTCTAGGTGGTCGGCTGCCGTTGCATTGTTTGGCTTCTCGGCCTGGTTAGTTGTCTGCTTTCCCGCTGCActcctttttggccaattgCAATTCGCGAATCAAAAACGCGGGAAACAGCTGGCTTCGGCAGTGTGACCAGCCATTGGGCAGGCGGGAAAAGTAGCGTTATAATCGCCGCGAGAAAAAGAGACAGCAGCTGTCATTCACCTGGAAGTAGCTCCAAGtgcttattttttaatttttttaacaaatcaatcctaatttttaataattaaactaaaaaaattaaaaactaaaacccTCTTAGAAGAAGAAGCTAAAAAACAAGACTTGAAATCTTTGGCTTTCATTTCGTAATCCTAGTCTGGTCACACTGCCAGCCCGCACAtgtgttttcaaaaaaaataaacccagaaatccaataaaaaaatatatttcgagGAACTCCCATCACCCACAATGACCAAGGACATCAAGAGGAAGCTACTGGCCCAGCAACAGGTCTTCTCCCGGATGAACTTCCTCTTCCAGGCGGCACACCTGATGGCCGACCAGCAACAACCCAAACTGGCGGCTTACTACGGCAAACTATGCCGGAATGTGGGCACCAAGGCCGTCATGCGCATGTAAGTTGGCTGGTTGGATCCAAGGAGCAGTCATCCTTCAACGTACACCCTTCCTCCCATGCAGGGCACCCGCCGTGAAGCGCCAGCTGTGCCGACGCTGCTCCCAGCCCTTGATTCCCGGCGTGAATACCGAGCTCCAGGTGGAGAAGGAGCCGGAGCAGAAGCCGAAGCCCAAGAAGAAGCGTAATCGTCGCCTGAAGAAGACGAAACCCAAGCAGGAAAAGCTAGAGGAGCCTATACCCCCACTGGAATCTCCACCAGAAATTCCCGCCGAGATTGAACGCCTCTCCCTCTTCCTGGAGTGCTCGCTCTGCAAAAGTCGACGCACCTTTGTGCCCACAGAGAACCAAAGAGAGTGCTGGCTGGAGCAGCCGGAGGCCGTCGCCTCAGAGTACTCTTTGCTGGAAGAGAACGACCTGTGATAAGCTTATCGCGGCAGGGAGGAGATACATTCTCTCAGAAACCCTCTCGGTTGGGCAGGCAGTTGAACCCGGAATGCTGAGCTGTAGAAACCTAATTGGACGGCTGCTCCTGGGCCGGCCGGCGAGCACAGTGGCTCGTTCATTGGCGCCCGGCTACGTGGAGATTCGCGAGGAGAACGGAGGCCCCCACGTCCTCAAGTATCCACAGATCTGGTTGCGGGACAACTGTCAGTGTCCCGATTGCTTCCACGCCGCGACCAGAGCCCGGAAGAGTCACTGGGAGCGAGGACCTTTCAACATTGAAGTCTCCAAG is part of the Drosophila bipectinata strain 14024-0381.07 chromosome XL, DbipHiC1v2, whole genome shotgun sequence genome and encodes:
- the Cdc45 gene encoding cell division control protein 45 homolog, whose translation is MFIQDLRNDFYRQLVGKRILIIVNYDIDAICASRILQALFKYDHMLYTVVPIMGVTGLRRAYGEHQGDVKYVVLVNCGGCVDIVELLQPAEDVTFFICDSHRPFDVCNIYSDRQVCILGDASLEENIPAFETIFYDSDGEDDDQDGEEEDGEDENDNEQDQNDSGAGESDQEDGESRPPRKNKLSRLEQHEQRVLKQRARRQWESERDRIMFEYTQFSYYGRSTALLIFELAWKLSKDNMDLLWWAIVGITEQLLLGKIESGAYTLELEQIQSHVSRLTNKTNDQNTMSASKICFENDLHLVLYRHWPVTESMRYSRYASCQLKLWTLRGEKRLHELLLEMGLPLVHARQTYGAMDLVLRKEFYSMVERLAEKYDIPDIVYGTFTLSYGYRSRYAAADYVYALLAIMESVKKHKTPEDCFLEASDALSRQHKQLLAAGIDQAKLLHAAVFRQVQSSLEARQVHSAGSFFYYVLQEEHAFFSYPYALCLLARFLLRGHVATSRARQAPDLPLIATCPLDAVNGMCLLVGIAPVREDSPRNFFGKAFEQAAQKSGVSLLQDFFEPAVVQLRQSDLTRFLDALTVLLT
- the Rpp21 gene encoding uncharacterized protein Rpp21, with amino-acid sequence MTKDIKRKLLAQQQVFSRMNFLFQAAHLMADQQQPKLAAYYGKLCRNVGTKAVMRMAPAVKRQLCRRCSQPLIPGVNTELQVEKEPEQKPKPKKKRNRRLKKTKPKQEKLEEPIPPLESPPEIPAEIERLSLFLECSLCKSRRTFVPTENQRECWLEQPEAVASEYSLLEENDL
- the LOC108130379 gene encoding mitochondrial tRNA-specific 2-thiouridylase 1; this encodes MIRKVVVGVSGGVDSAVTAHLLKERGYSVLGVFMRNWDEFDEAGRCSGEADLKDAEWACRRLGVELRQVNYVREYWTAVFSQFLEDYQQGLTPNPDILCNRHIKFDLFHRHCLESLNYDAVATGHYARNSLGNFLEKARGGEEDARLLIPADTFKDQTFFLAGIARKSLQRTMFPLGDLQKAQVKQLAAKIGLQRLASKRESTGICFVGKRNFKDFIREYISSKKGHFVDVDSGAIVGQHEGIHQWTVGQRCRLSSFLQPYFVARKEATSNTIYVAAGHDHPSVLSTRMHLDPPNWLCAESQRRCLSEGFLRCRFRFQHTKPLVDCSLRISDENQFQVVLDAPLRAITPGQYAVFYDDTACLGSARILRADPLQIVEGKLKEVGSSYS